One Bacillus solimangrovi DNA segment encodes these proteins:
- a CDS encoding 2-oxoacid:acceptor oxidoreductase family protein encodes MSILPMKNELGFFEIRLESIGGLGANLAGKMLAEAGVLGLGLNGSNFSSYGSEKKGSPVKGFVRFCDPDTEIRAHSPIVQPHVIGVFHEALYKMVDVVSGLQPDGSVLVNSTRNFDEVKKDLKLDYGTLAIVDALTIAVEENTRVNTAMLGALFRVCDFLDPDAMRKVIRKTFEKKYPHLLEANIRTFDRGYEEVKFKTYYVPEQTDTKPFTIPQPQLGYNTQEIGGIIHSQANSIFKDLSGSRQGFLPEFEQEKCINCAQCDTVCPDFCFVWSEGEDKRGRKQMFLDGIDYQYCKGCLKCVEACPTSALTDMREALGYAEENRIAQNFSLVGGTK; translated from the coding sequence ATGTCTATATTGCCAATGAAGAATGAACTTGGCTTTTTTGAAATAAGATTAGAATCGATTGGAGGACTCGGTGCTAACTTAGCTGGGAAGATGCTTGCAGAGGCAGGTGTTCTCGGTTTAGGTTTGAACGGGTCAAACTTTTCTTCCTATGGCTCAGAGAAGAAAGGTTCACCAGTTAAAGGCTTTGTCCGTTTCTGTGATCCCGATACAGAAATTCGTGCACACAGCCCGATTGTGCAACCTCACGTAATTGGTGTATTTCATGAAGCACTTTACAAAATGGTTGATGTTGTTAGTGGATTACAACCAGATGGAAGTGTTCTCGTTAACTCTACTCGAAACTTCGATGAGGTAAAGAAAGACTTAAAACTAGATTATGGAACATTAGCAATTGTCGATGCACTAACCATAGCTGTTGAAGAAAATACACGTGTGAACACAGCTATGCTTGGAGCACTTTTCCGTGTCTGTGATTTTCTTGACCCAGATGCAATGCGTAAAGTAATTCGCAAAACGTTCGAGAAAAAATATCCACATCTACTTGAAGCAAATATTCGTACTTTCGACCGTGGATATGAAGAAGTAAAATTCAAAACATACTATGTTCCAGAACAAACTGATACAAAACCATTCACCATTCCACAACCACAATTAGGTTATAATACACAAGAAATTGGGGGTATCATTCACTCCCAAGCAAATAGTATTTTCAAAGACTTAAGCGGGTCACGTCAAGGGTTCTTACCTGAGTTTGAACAAGAGAAATGTATTAACTGTGCACAGTGTGATACTGTTTGTCCAGACTTTTGTTTCGTATGGAGCGAGGGTGAAGATAAACGTGGACGAAAGCAGATGTTCTTAGATGGCATTGACTATCAATATTGCAAAGGCTGTCTAAAATGTGTTGAAGCATGCCCAACATCTGCATTAACAGACATGCGTGAAGCATTAGGTTACGCAGAAGAAAATCGCATCGCACAAAACTTTTCTTTAGTAGGAGGGACAAAATAA
- the namA gene encoding NADPH dehydrogenase NamA — MTRALFSPYTIKDVTLKNRIVMSPMCMYSSTDEGTVQNWHLTHYTSRAVGQVGLIMIEATAVTPEGRISNRDLGIWDDYHMEGLTQLTQLIHEHGSTASIQLAHAGRKATVDEEIFAPSAIPFNDEMRTPTEMTKEDIKKTIASFRKGAERAKKCGFDILEIHAAHGYLINEFLSPLSNRREDEYGGNTENRFRFLKEVIEAIREVWAGPLFVRVSATDHHENGLTIEDHVQFAKQMKDLDIDLIDCSSGALVPTPIDVYPNYQVPYAEQIRNEANIATGAVGMIMTGLQAEEILKNNRADLIFIGRELLRDPYWAYRAAQDLHTTIEAPVQYERGWI; from the coding sequence ATGACACGAGCATTATTTTCTCCATACACTATTAAAGACGTTACGTTAAAAAACCGAATTGTTATGTCGCCAATGTGTATGTATTCTTCTACAGATGAAGGAACCGTACAAAATTGGCATCTCACACATTATACAAGCCGAGCTGTTGGTCAAGTTGGTTTGATTATGATTGAAGCAACAGCTGTAACTCCTGAAGGGCGAATTTCAAATCGCGACTTAGGCATTTGGGATGATTACCATATGGAGGGATTGACACAGTTAACACAACTCATTCACGAACATGGTTCTACGGCATCGATACAACTCGCGCATGCAGGACGCAAAGCAACTGTAGATGAAGAAATTTTTGCTCCATCAGCTATACCGTTTAACGATGAAATGCGTACACCGACAGAAATGACGAAAGAAGATATCAAAAAAACAATTGCATCATTTAGAAAAGGTGCAGAACGAGCAAAGAAATGTGGGTTTGATATTTTAGAAATCCATGCTGCGCACGGTTACTTAATAAATGAATTCCTTTCACCACTCTCTAACCGACGTGAAGATGAATATGGAGGAAATACAGAAAACCGTTTCCGCTTTCTGAAAGAGGTTATTGAAGCTATTCGCGAAGTATGGGCTGGTCCATTATTCGTACGTGTTTCAGCCACAGACCATCATGAAAATGGCTTAACGATTGAAGACCACGTTCAATTTGCAAAACAAATGAAAGATCTTGATATCGATCTAATCGATTGTAGTTCAGGAGCGCTTGTGCCAACTCCTATCGATGTATACCCTAATTATCAAGTTCCTTATGCTGAACAAATTCGCAATGAGGCCAATATTGCAACTGGAGCCGTAGGTATGATTATGACAGGTTTACAAGCTGAAGAAATCCTTAAAAATAATCGTGCTGACTTGATCTTTATCGGCCGGGAACTATTACGTGACCCTTATTGGGCATATCGTGCTGCACAAGATCTACATACTACCATTGAAGCGCCTGTTCAATACGAACGAGGCTGGATCTAG
- a CDS encoding M20/M25/M40 family metallo-hydrolase, with product MGQWQTKEQLIELLTTLVQHPSITNSKGEVAVAEFIHKQLSELPYFKKHPEQVVLHPMEDRRQFVTSLVKQEGHEDTIILLSHFDVVEVDDYGVWKNMAFRPKELTQVFYKHINELPDDVQNDMNSGEWLFGRGTMDMKAGLTVQMSMIEKACKGEFEGNLLLVTVPDEEVNSAGMIGAVPVLLDLAKKYRLKYRVCLNSEPSFARYPGDTRHYIYTGSIGKALPGFFCYGKETHVGEPFAGLNATYMASEVSRALELNTDFCENVDGETTPPPTSLMLRDLKEEYSVQIPHTANVMYNVLMMEQPMEEITTQLLATVKKVALDIESHYIKRANHYATMQLSYVPTDFQVKVKTYEELVSYAKKIHGEQEIERTINDISTQSEELDDRECSMKIVQAITSLCKELAPIIVMYYSPPYYPAVSSRDDETIKRISEWVIEHGREEYGIEIRNQHYFAGLSDLSFVRLEESEETIEPLTNNMPLFDKGYHLPVKKLQKLNVPVLNLGPSGRDAHKWTERLDVAYSFEKYPIIFESTIKELLK from the coding sequence TTGGGGCAATGGCAGACGAAAGAGCAACTAATTGAGTTATTAACGACACTCGTTCAACATCCTAGTATCACAAATTCTAAGGGAGAGGTTGCTGTTGCAGAATTCATTCATAAGCAATTAAGTGAACTTCCATATTTTAAAAAGCATCCTGAGCAAGTTGTCCTTCACCCAATGGAAGATAGACGGCAGTTTGTAACATCACTTGTAAAACAAGAAGGTCATGAAGATACGATTATTTTATTATCCCACTTTGATGTTGTTGAAGTGGATGATTATGGAGTTTGGAAAAACATGGCCTTCCGACCGAAAGAATTAACGCAAGTATTTTATAAGCATATCAATGAACTACCAGATGATGTTCAAAATGATATGAACAGTGGTGAGTGGTTGTTTGGGCGTGGCACAATGGACATGAAGGCTGGTTTGACTGTGCAAATGTCAATGATTGAAAAGGCCTGTAAAGGTGAATTTGAAGGGAATTTGTTGCTTGTTACCGTACCTGATGAAGAAGTAAACTCAGCAGGTATGATCGGTGCTGTTCCTGTATTGTTAGACTTAGCAAAGAAATATCGATTAAAGTATCGAGTTTGTTTGAATTCCGAACCTTCATTCGCTCGTTATCCAGGTGATACACGACATTATATATATACAGGTTCAATTGGTAAGGCATTGCCAGGTTTCTTTTGTTATGGAAAAGAAACACATGTTGGAGAGCCTTTTGCTGGTTTGAATGCCACATACATGGCATCTGAAGTGAGTCGTGCTCTCGAATTAAACACTGATTTTTGTGAGAATGTAGATGGAGAAACAACACCACCGCCTACAAGTCTTATGTTAAGAGATTTGAAAGAGGAGTATTCCGTTCAAATTCCTCACACAGCGAATGTGATGTATAACGTACTTATGATGGAACAACCTATGGAGGAAATCACAACTCAATTGTTAGCAACCGTTAAGAAAGTAGCGTTAGACATTGAAAGTCATTATATTAAACGGGCTAACCACTACGCAACGATGCAATTATCCTATGTACCTACTGATTTTCAAGTGAAAGTAAAGACATATGAAGAGCTAGTTTCTTATGCGAAGAAAATACATGGTGAGCAAGAAATTGAACGTACGATAAATGATATATCTACTCAAAGTGAAGAGCTTGATGACCGTGAATGTTCAATGAAAATTGTTCAAGCAATAACGTCGTTGTGTAAGGAACTTGCACCAATCATTGTTATGTACTATAGCCCTCCTTATTATCCAGCAGTGTCTTCTCGTGATGATGAAACGATCAAACGAATCAGTGAGTGGGTTATTGAACATGGTCGCGAAGAATATGGGATTGAAATTAGAAATCAACATTATTTCGCTGGATTATCGGATTTAAGTTTCGTCCGTTTAGAAGAATCAGAGGAAACGATAGAACCATTAACGAATAATATGCCGTTGTTTGATAAAGGGTATCATTTACCTGTAAAAAAATTGCAAAAGTTGAATGTACCTGTTCTTAACCTTGGTCCATCTGGTAGAGATGCACATAAATGGACTGAACGACTTGATGTTGCATACTCATTTGAGAAATACCCTATTATTTTTGAAAGTACGATTAAAGAGTTATTAAAGTAA
- a CDS encoding cytidine deaminase has product MKLIELTEQDYELVREAQAVITKYYELGRHHIGAALRTKCGEIFTAVHLEANVGRVSVCAEAIVIGKAISEGYNEFASIVAVRHPDRDEENQEIRVVAPCGICRELLSDYETDISILIPHEQTLKKVYVNELLPLKYSRTSS; this is encoded by the coding sequence ATGAAATTGATAGAGTTAACAGAGCAAGATTATGAATTAGTAAGAGAAGCGCAAGCGGTAATCACGAAATATTATGAATTAGGCCGCCATCATATCGGAGCTGCATTACGTACCAAATGTGGTGAAATCTTCACTGCTGTGCATTTAGAAGCAAATGTTGGAAGGGTTTCTGTGTGTGCGGAAGCAATAGTAATTGGAAAAGCCATCTCTGAAGGATATAACGAATTTGCATCAATTGTTGCAGTGAGACATCCTGACCGAGATGAAGAAAATCAAGAAATTAGAGTTGTAGCCCCTTGCGGAATATGTCGTGAGTTATTAAGTGATTATGAAACAGATATTTCGATTTTAATTCCACATGAACAAACATTAAAGAAAGTATATGTGAATGAATTACTACCGTTAAAATATAGCCGAACATCGTCATAG
- a CDS encoding alpha/beta hydrolase, whose amino-acid sequence MERVSFANSRNLRLIGNYYSSESNSIIIMCHGFRNDKSSNGRFDRFARTLNDQGYSVLAFDFSGCGESDDDSLSLYKFVDDLKAVIHFVKSMNYCKIALFGHSLGSRVCLEAFNKQHISTIVMTGAGTGPVAYNWYEHFSKAQMKELQETGYFTHYKEGCIRNKMVIERQMLLDFEQFEQQPLLSRITVPVLLIHGDDDDEEKMLSEISKSGLRWLPKGSQLRVIEGASHSFMGHLDIVEQLAVNWFAKHFPINNYET is encoded by the coding sequence ATGGAAAGAGTTTCGTTTGCAAATTCACGCAACTTACGGTTAATTGGCAACTATTATTCTTCAGAGTCTAATTCAATCATCATTATGTGTCATGGGTTTAGAAATGATAAGTCATCGAATGGAAGGTTCGACCGATTTGCAAGGACATTAAATGATCAAGGGTATAGTGTATTAGCATTTGATTTTAGTGGTTGTGGAGAAAGTGATGATGATAGCTTATCACTTTATAAGTTTGTTGACGATTTGAAGGCAGTCATTCATTTTGTAAAATCAATGAATTATTGCAAAATCGCTTTATTTGGTCATAGTTTAGGCAGTCGTGTTTGCTTAGAAGCATTCAATAAACAACACATTTCCACTATCGTCATGACTGGAGCGGGTACAGGACCTGTTGCATATAATTGGTACGAGCATTTTTCAAAAGCTCAAATGAAAGAACTTCAAGAGACAGGTTATTTCACTCATTATAAAGAGGGTTGTATTCGAAACAAAATGGTAATTGAACGACAAATGCTATTAGACTTTGAGCAGTTTGAACAACAACCATTATTATCTCGAATTACTGTCCCAGTGTTGCTCATTCATGGTGATGACGATGATGAAGAAAAAATGTTATCTGAAATTTCGAAATCAGGTTTAAGATGGTTACCAAAAGGTTCTCAACTAAGAGTAATAGAAGGAGCGAGTCATTCCTTTATGGGGCATCTAGATATTGTTGAACAGTTAGCGGTTAATTGGTTTGCAAAGCACTTTCCAATTAATAATTATGAGACTTAA
- a CDS encoding GNAT family N-acetyltransferase: MNIRIEQLQEQDATTLFEFECNNRDFFERIIASRGNDYYVYENYEQILKELIAEQTRGESYFHLIKDDSNKIIGRVNLVNIDKINRTGEVGYRIGEEYGGRGIATKALSLMLKETEYYGVDELRAMVTHHNPASQHVLSKNNFVKLHTDKNAIEFNGEKYDLVHFKWRRT, from the coding sequence ATGAATATTCGAATTGAACAATTACAGGAACAAGATGCAACAACTCTTTTTGAATTTGAATGTAATAATCGAGATTTTTTTGAGCGAATTATTGCGAGCCGTGGGAATGACTATTATGTATACGAAAATTACGAGCAAATTTTAAAAGAACTAATAGCTGAACAAACCAGAGGTGAATCTTATTTTCACCTTATTAAAGATGATTCAAACAAAATTATTGGCCGTGTGAACTTAGTCAATATTGATAAGATAAATAGAACTGGAGAAGTTGGTTACCGCATTGGCGAAGAATATGGTGGAAGAGGAATTGCAACGAAAGCATTATCTTTGATGTTAAAAGAAACGGAGTATTATGGAGTTGATGAACTACGTGCAATGGTGACACATCATAACCCTGCTTCTCAACACGTTTTAAGTAAAAATAATTTTGTTAAGTTACATACAGATAAAAATGCTATTGAATTTAATGGTGAAAAGTATGACTTAGTTCATTTCAAATGGAGAAGGACTTAA
- a CDS encoding nucleotidyltransferase family protein: MLSNEGELIELIKRDQWMMDILEAVKQLNLPDCWVCAGFIRSKVWDTLHEFSERTTMSDIDVIFFDKTNVNEEEEKKWEEQLRIILPNIPWSVKNEARMHMVSGFPPFTSSVDAISKFPETATAIGIRMNEKNDLILTAPHGVGDLFHLVVKPTAYYKETTDRAHIYEKRVREKNWQTTWTKLNVYHI; this comes from the coding sequence ATGTTATCAAATGAAGGTGAACTTATAGAGCTAATTAAACGTGACCAGTGGATGATGGATATATTAGAAGCTGTTAAGCAATTAAACTTACCTGATTGTTGGGTGTGTGCAGGGTTTATTCGTTCGAAGGTTTGGGATACATTGCATGAATTTAGCGAGAGAACAACAATGTCGGATATTGATGTCATTTTTTTTGATAAAACAAATGTAAATGAAGAAGAAGAGAAAAAGTGGGAAGAACAGCTAAGAATAATTTTGCCTAATATTCCTTGGTCTGTTAAGAATGAAGCTCGAATGCATATGGTCAGTGGTTTTCCTCCATTTACTTCTTCAGTAGATGCGATATCAAAGTTTCCAGAAACAGCGACAGCTATCGGAATTCGAATGAATGAGAAGAACGACCTGATTTTAACAGCTCCACATGGAGTTGGTGATCTGTTTCATTTAGTAGTAAAACCTACAGCTTACTACAAAGAAACAACAGATCGTGCCCATATTTATGAAAAGCGAGTTCGAGAAAAGAATTGGCAGACTACTTGGACAAAGTTAAACGTTTATCATATTTAG
- a CDS encoding DUF3951 domain-containing protein, translating into MIVFVVLILMVAYKVLIKKETPSNYYTPFDHIAGQATNEFQEENKEYEREEQNDEGNDIDKNI; encoded by the coding sequence GTGATCGTATTTGTTGTTCTTATCTTAATGGTTGCTTATAAAGTATTGATAAAAAAAGAAACCCCGAGTAATTACTATACTCCGTTTGATCATATAGCAGGTCAAGCTACGAATGAGTTTCAAGAGGAAAATAAGGAGTATGAGCGTGAAGAGCAAAATGATGAAGGGAATGATATAGATAAAAACATTTAA
- a CDS encoding TetR/AcrR family transcriptional regulator, producing MLREQRKRDLKEKIFIESIRLFSEKGFAHVSVSEITKACGIAKGTFYNYYPTKESVLLYLGQSQMELIANIPNDKEMTLKKKIMEMFVRLTSRYEEYPTLFKTAIAEMMRTTVVMDDEVNTIQRFNDLLASILKEEIECGRVEVLGQQDDVVCILVGTYFSSLMFWINNEQSVEVFTESMTRRISMILEQFIIETNQK from the coding sequence TTGTTAAGAGAACAAAGAAAAAGGGATCTTAAGGAGAAAATTTTCATTGAGTCAATTCGATTATTTTCAGAAAAAGGGTTCGCTCACGTTAGTGTGTCTGAAATTACGAAAGCATGTGGAATTGCAAAAGGAACGTTCTACAATTATTACCCTACGAAAGAATCTGTTCTCTTGTATTTAGGACAATCACAAATGGAATTAATAGCTAACATTCCTAATGATAAGGAAATGACGTTAAAAAAGAAAATAATGGAGATGTTTGTTCGTCTAACATCCAGATATGAAGAGTATCCAACGCTTTTCAAAACAGCAATTGCAGAGATGATGAGAACGACGGTAGTTATGGATGATGAAGTGAACACCATTCAACGATTTAATGACTTATTGGCAAGTATATTGAAAGAAGAAATAGAATGTGGGCGAGTAGAAGTTCTTGGTCAACAGGATGATGTTGTATGTATACTTGTTGGCACGTATTTCTCATCTTTAATGTTTTGGATAAACAATGAACAATCTGTAGAGGTATTCACTGAAAGTATGACTCGTAGAATATCTATGATTCTTGAACAATTTATTATAGAAACGAATCAAAAATAA
- a CDS encoding DUF3995 domain-containing protein, with product MITLATIACFVLLLLAFLHVYWAFGGLKGISVVIPQDEQNQQLFEPGKWATLFVAVCLFISSLILGIEIGIIPFLQESRFVSILCFICFFVLCVRSIGDFKYVGLFKRRSCTTFSKMDTAIYTPLCLWLSFIFLYALIS from the coding sequence ATGATTACATTGGCAACTATTGCTTGCTTTGTCCTCCTTTTGTTAGCTTTTCTTCATGTTTATTGGGCATTTGGAGGCTTAAAAGGAATAAGTGTTGTTATTCCTCAAGATGAACAAAATCAACAATTGTTCGAACCGGGAAAGTGGGCAACACTCTTTGTTGCAGTCTGTCTATTCATTTCGTCTTTAATTTTAGGAATAGAAATTGGTATAATTCCTTTCTTACAAGAAAGTAGATTCGTTAGTATCCTTTGTTTCATTTGCTTTTTCGTATTATGTGTTCGTTCAATAGGTGATTTCAAATATGTAGGTTTATTTAAGCGAAGGAGTTGCACTACCTTTTCTAAAATGGATACAGCTATTTATACTCCTCTATGTCTCTGGTTGAGCTTCATTTTTCTCTATGCTTTGATTTCATAA
- a CDS encoding FAD-dependent monooxygenase yields the protein MKKVIILGGGIAGLSTAISLRDMGVSVQLFEKATEIKPVGAGIMLASNVHRILAEWGLLELLNERGHKLERFVISSNKGRTLATLNLKQDTKQTVAIHRADLHEILLKQLRDIPIYYGKKAVQYFQDEHGIKVVFNDGEAVTGDLLIAADGIHSVIRKQLLPNKSIRYAGYTCWRGVTNTKEQIKLADELHEIWGANGRFGYVPISNEKVYWYMLMKRQLSDVIISTYTVSNLKEYMEGYPQPVLDLLKNTPNEQIINHDIYDLPPINQYAFGKVALVGDAAHAMTPNLGQGACQGIEDAYVLGQCLHNNIETGLKEYENRRVARASKISKLSYKIGSIAQFDNPFLCTIRNGLMMSTPQFLSQKQNEFIYDYQHN from the coding sequence ATGAAAAAAGTAATTATATTAGGTGGTGGGATAGCTGGCTTAAGCACGGCTATATCACTTAGAGATATGGGGGTGAGTGTGCAACTATTTGAGAAGGCAACCGAAATAAAGCCAGTTGGGGCAGGCATTATGTTAGCGTCAAATGTTCATCGGATTTTAGCGGAATGGGGACTTTTAGAGTTATTAAATGAACGGGGACATAAGCTTGAGCGTTTTGTCATTTCTTCTAATAAAGGCCGAACTTTGGCAACGCTTAATTTGAAGCAAGACACTAAGCAAACGGTTGCCATTCATCGAGCAGATTTACATGAGATTCTTCTCAAACAATTACGAGATATCCCAATTTATTATGGTAAGAAAGCTGTTCAATATTTTCAAGATGAACATGGAATTAAGGTAGTTTTTAATGATGGTGAAGCAGTGACTGGAGACTTATTAATTGCTGCTGATGGCATACATTCAGTTATAAGAAAACAACTTTTGCCAAATAAATCAATTCGTTATGCAGGCTATACTTGTTGGCGTGGGGTCACTAATACAAAAGAACAGATAAAGCTAGCAGATGAACTTCATGAAATATGGGGAGCTAACGGACGTTTTGGATATGTCCCAATATCAAATGAGAAAGTGTATTGGTATATGCTTATGAAACGTCAATTAAGCGACGTCATTATATCAACTTATACTGTATCTAATTTGAAAGAGTACATGGAAGGTTATCCTCAACCTGTGTTAGATCTATTGAAAAATACACCTAATGAGCAAATTATAAATCATGACATTTACGATTTACCGCCAATTAACCAATATGCGTTTGGTAAAGTAGCTCTTGTTGGAGATGCAGCACATGCGATGACACCAAATTTAGGGCAAGGTGCTTGTCAAGGAATTGAAGATGCCTACGTGTTAGGGCAATGTCTTCATAATAATATAGAAACTGGTTTGAAAGAATACGAGAACAGAAGAGTAGCGAGAGCTTCAAAAATTAGCAAGCTTTCCTACAAGATAGGTTCAATAGCACAGTTTGATAATCCCTTTCTTTGTACAATTAGAAATGGCTTAATGATGAGTACGCCACAGTTCTTATCTCAAAAGCAAAATGAGTTTATTTACGATTATCAACATAATTAA
- a CDS encoding DUF4083 family protein: MSSLFSLLPLLIMICLFVLCIVSFSLFIRRLLTNSTVKANHSVEIDKKLDKIIELLEENKKH; the protein is encoded by the coding sequence ATGTCAAGTTTGTTTTCACTATTACCATTGCTAATCATGATATGTCTATTTGTTTTGTGTATCGTTTCTTTCTCACTATTTATTAGAAGATTACTAACTAATTCCACTGTAAAAGCTAATCATTCAGTAGAAATTGATAAAAAGCTTGATAAAATTATCGAGTTACTTGAAGAGAATAAGAAGCACTAA
- the proI gene encoding pyrroline-5-carboxylate reductase ProI has translation MQNETKIAFIGAGNMAEAIISGLLQQNLYRNDQLLATNRSNKERLAQLQNKYEIITTHDKDFLLSEATVLILAVKPKDIAETIETYKTYIQPHHLIISVAAGVSTTTITELTGQKIAVIRSMPNTSAATAESATALSAGTYTTDEHMKLAVELFETVGTVSIVEEEHLHAVTGLSGSGPAYVYYLVEAMEKAALDLGLEGSTAKELILQTIIGSAKMLQTSDKSPRTLRKEVMSPNGTTEAGLNVLADYHTQEAMINCIKRAAERSEEMGQELAHILLRS, from the coding sequence ATGCAAAATGAAACGAAAATCGCATTTATTGGTGCGGGTAATATGGCAGAAGCGATTATCTCAGGTCTATTACAACAGAATTTATACCGAAATGATCAGTTACTTGCAACAAATAGAAGCAACAAAGAACGATTGGCACAGCTCCAAAACAAATATGAAATTATAACAACACATGATAAAGATTTTCTATTATCAGAAGCGACTGTGTTAATCCTTGCCGTGAAGCCAAAGGATATCGCTGAAACGATTGAAACGTATAAGACATACATCCAACCACATCATCTCATTATTTCAGTTGCAGCAGGTGTTTCAACAACTACAATTACAGAGCTTACGGGTCAAAAGATTGCCGTTATCCGATCAATGCCCAACACTTCCGCAGCAACTGCTGAATCGGCTACTGCCCTATCAGCTGGAACGTATACAACTGATGAACATATGAAGCTTGCAGTAGAATTGTTTGAAACAGTCGGAACTGTTTCAATCGTTGAGGAAGAACATTTACATGCTGTAACAGGCTTATCAGGCAGTGGGCCAGCATATGTATATTATCTCGTTGAAGCAATGGAAAAGGCGGCGCTCGATCTTGGCTTAGAAGGATCAACAGCAAAAGAATTAATTCTCCAAACGATCATTGGTTCAGCGAAAATGCTACAAACATCGGATAAATCTCCTAGAACACTTCGAAAAGAAGTAATGAGTCCAAACGGCACAACAGAAGCTGGACTCAACGTACTAGCGGATTATCATACACAAGAGGCAATGATCAATTGCATTAAACGTGCAGCTGAACGTTCTGAAGAAATGGGTCAAGAACTAGCACACATTTTATTACGATCATAA
- a CDS encoding MBL fold metallo-hydrolase, which translates to METLQQTKDIHRLTLPTPFTVGPVNVYLVKGEKLTLIDVGPNTKEAKEALITQLDELGYDLLDIEQVVLTHHHPDHTGLLELFSAHADIVGHRRNEPWISRDEDFINHIISFFKEFLPQQGITGDMEKWIYAFFNNEYLTAPVSLTHIIRDGDEVPGMSGWIAYEAKGHAQSHLVFYRESDGVLLGGDHIIGHISSNPLLEPPYFGETERPRPLLQYNEALRKCLKLDISVVYSGHGKEVRNIAPLLERRFERQKQRAEKVLGYLKEQPMTAFEISKKLFPAVYMSEMMLTMSETIAQLDYLEYEGLLTIDKSDVSWKYGAK; encoded by the coding sequence ATGGAGACGTTACAACAAACGAAAGATATACATCGTTTAACATTGCCGACTCCTTTTACGGTTGGTCCTGTGAATGTATATTTAGTCAAAGGTGAGAAGCTGACGTTAATAGATGTCGGTCCAAATACAAAAGAGGCGAAGGAAGCGTTAATTACACAGCTTGATGAACTTGGTTATGATTTACTTGATATTGAGCAAGTTGTACTTACACATCATCACCCTGATCATACAGGTTTATTAGAGTTATTCTCAGCACATGCTGATATTGTTGGTCATAGAAGAAACGAACCTTGGATTAGTCGAGATGAGGATTTTATTAATCATATTATTTCTTTCTTCAAAGAGTTTTTACCACAGCAAGGCATTACAGGTGACATGGAGAAGTGGATTTATGCATTTTTTAACAATGAATATCTTACTGCTCCAGTTTCACTTACACACATTATTAGAGATGGGGATGAAGTGCCAGGAATGTCAGGCTGGATTGCATATGAAGCAAAGGGTCATGCCCAAAGCCATCTTGTTTTCTATCGTGAATCAGATGGTGTTCTACTTGGTGGGGATCATATTATTGGACATATTTCATCAAATCCATTATTAGAACCACCATATTTTGGTGAGACAGAACGCCCACGCCCACTGTTACAATATAATGAAGCATTAAGAAAATGCTTGAAGTTGGATATTTCAGTCGTTTATTCTGGGCATGGTAAGGAAGTACGTAACATTGCGCCTCTGTTAGAGCGCCGTTTTGAACGCCAAAAACAACGTGCTGAAAAAGTTTTAGGTTATTTGAAGGAACAACCAATGACTGCATTTGAAATTTCCAAAAAGCTCTTTCCTGCGGTGTATATGAGTGAAATGATGCTAACCATGTCTGAGACAATAGCACAGCTTGATTATTTAGAGTATGAAGGACTTCTTACGATTGATAAAAGTGACGTATCATGGAAGTATGGAGCAAAATGA